Proteins encoded together in one Oscillatoria sp. FACHB-1407 window:
- a CDS encoding pPIWI_RE module domain-containing protein encodes MAYKHIQLMALTVPNQLILPFNLYALTVPQQWKELFTRLQRHKLGKNYVLPPVESLNPVIQLLFEDILFFQKGAFKLGCSVKWLYCKTDQIPTQRIAEVIKTWLRISFENSDFLTDEDVTQIQAISGDDLRFERVSIPDPIWRIVDGKLEIDNLFYSLFPYLCSSAVASGSFSLINPSTGNVSEEVIFYPSALEGERIDEAISWPPIPVKRPRKRKGSNQQEEVVHYYSYCLKFALHYDAGGFPYLICDAGIRRWVSWRLGYLPSATSVCIKPVGATQFAACKLRYAGKERGIEFENNLIRLLQELKYRDRFAVEDVIASPYKNSELVWATVYNNQMSTSHNVNPGFFPVDIVMFQQACIERFQQILGTEFSLLEPYSRCSNDKSLRQVSSAYSEVEKFVKSHFATVVTAPPFYIPPDLRLVLLAQSQEAKDLIVPLAKKYGITDVEIYDLGVLGAELPGTSWKNECSDRIRKFQQSLHASSPNQKTLTLIEILPKEMFWQDSKKDPKPCFRPALAMLGSVTDHFEPKAEDDTEDFLNLETLSTEITRRENKAADESEDKFFKAPSLKSNFAHRVENTLLTGLSMAGAYVYPSFAAEDFPTHVASVGVYLIPFYCSERTEYLPVAVCMSESGVTAKAYGCNDWLDFHSFQIQMCTGKMFQPIKLDKSAIQAWVFNNLFQETKQPTLFCFDVANLHTKGLSFLQKKQWQKHSLAFDVGRESTHVSLRKYPYVRIASIITPYTSQVPLYRALNKRGELAGHTEGVFYPPSQGDECGHYYLSNQRPDSRSGGILQESKLLPMVKTKGKNVGQPKKPKPHAQGYNPRGIFLNLTLQENDRFSDWASFVQCLRLYGLIHYLDATILPAPLHLAAGLDNYRPIHALGKL; translated from the coding sequence ATGGCTTATAAACACATTCAATTGATGGCTCTAACAGTACCAAATCAGTTGATATTACCATTCAATTTATATGCTCTTACAGTTCCTCAGCAATGGAAGGAGCTATTTACTCGACTGCAAAGACATAAGTTGGGAAAGAATTATGTTCTACCTCCTGTTGAGTCATTGAATCCTGTTATTCAACTGTTGTTTGAGGATATCCTTTTCTTTCAAAAAGGGGCATTTAAACTGGGCTGCAGCGTAAAGTGGCTTTATTGTAAAACCGATCAGATCCCTACTCAAAGAATCGCTGAAGTAATCAAAACATGGCTTAGGATTTCGTTTGAAAATTCCGACTTCCTGACGGATGAAGACGTTACGCAGATTCAGGCGATTTCTGGTGATGATCTCCGGTTTGAGCGAGTTTCTATACCGGATCCAATCTGGAGGATTGTAGACGGTAAGTTAGAAATTGATAATCTGTTTTATAGTTTGTTTCCCTATCTTTGTTCTTCTGCTGTTGCATCCGGTTCATTTTCTTTGATTAATCCCTCGACTGGAAATGTTTCTGAGGAAGTTATCTTCTACCCAAGTGCTTTAGAGGGAGAGCGAATTGATGAAGCAATTAGCTGGCCTCCTATTCCAGTTAAACGCCCTCGTAAAAGGAAGGGTAGCAATCAACAGGAAGAAGTTGTTCACTACTACTCATATTGTCTGAAATTTGCGTTGCACTATGATGCAGGTGGTTTTCCTTATCTAATTTGTGATGCTGGTATTAGGCGCTGGGTGAGTTGGCGATTGGGTTATCTTCCTTCTGCGACTAGTGTTTGTATTAAGCCTGTAGGTGCAACTCAATTTGCCGCTTGTAAGCTCCGGTATGCAGGCAAGGAAAGGGGGATTGAGTTTGAGAATAATTTAATTCGTCTTTTGCAAGAACTTAAGTATCGAGATCGCTTCGCTGTGGAAGATGTAATTGCAAGCCCTTACAAAAACAGTGAGCTTGTATGGGCGACTGTTTATAACAATCAGATGTCAACTTCTCACAATGTGAATCCTGGGTTCTTTCCCGTTGACATTGTGATGTTTCAACAAGCTTGCATCGAGCGATTTCAGCAAATTTTAGGGACAGAATTCTCCCTCTTAGAGCCGTATTCTCGGTGTTCTAATGATAAGTCCTTAAGGCAGGTAAGCTCTGCTTACAGTGAAGTCGAGAAATTTGTAAAATCTCACTTTGCCACAGTTGTAACTGCACCTCCATTCTATATTCCGCCTGATTTAAGGTTAGTTTTACTAGCACAGAGCCAAGAGGCAAAAGATTTAATTGTTCCCTTGGCTAAGAAGTATGGAATTACAGATGTGGAAATCTATGATTTGGGTGTTTTAGGAGCAGAATTACCTGGGACCTCTTGGAAAAATGAGTGTAGTGATAGAATCCGCAAGTTCCAACAATCTCTTCATGCTTCTTCTCCAAATCAGAAAACACTTACCCTAATTGAGATTCTGCCTAAGGAGATGTTTTGGCAGGATTCGAAAAAAGATCCAAAACCTTGCTTTCGTCCTGCCTTAGCCATGTTAGGTAGTGTTACCGACCACTTTGAGCCGAAAGCAGAAGATGACACTGAAGATTTCCTGAATCTAGAAACGTTGAGTACAGAAATAACTCGTCGTGAAAACAAGGCAGCTGATGAGTCAGAAGATAAATTTTTCAAAGCTCCGTCCCTCAAGAGCAATTTTGCTCATCGGGTCGAGAATACTCTTCTGACTGGTTTATCAATGGCAGGTGCTTATGTATATCCGAGTTTTGCTGCTGAAGATTTTCCAACTCATGTTGCAAGTGTAGGAGTTTATTTAATTCCGTTCTACTGCAGTGAAAGAACGGAATACCTTCCTGTTGCAGTATGTATGAGTGAGAGTGGAGTGACAGCTAAAGCCTATGGATGCAACGATTGGCTCGACTTTCATTCCTTCCAAATTCAAATGTGTACAGGCAAGATGTTTCAGCCTATCAAGTTGGACAAAAGTGCTATTCAGGCATGGGTGTTTAACAACTTATTTCAGGAAACGAAACAGCCAACCCTATTCTGCTTTGATGTAGCGAATTTACATACAAAAGGATTAAGCTTCCTGCAGAAGAAACAGTGGCAAAAGCACAGCCTTGCATTTGATGTGGGTCGGGAGTCAACACACGTTTCCCTGCGGAAGTACCCTTATGTTCGAATTGCATCAATCATTACTCCCTACACTTCACAAGTACCTCTATATCGAGCACTTAACAAGCGAGGTGAACTAGCTGGTCATACAGAAGGAGTGTTTTATCCTCCTTCGCAGGGAGATGAGTGTGGACATTATTACCTCAGCAATCAACGCCCCGATTCACGAAGTGGTGGCATCTTGCAGGAAAGCAAGCTGTTACCAATGGTTAAAACGAAAGGGAAAAATGTTGGACAGCCTAAGAAGCCAAAACCTCATGCTCAAGGGTACAACCCTCGTGGCATATTCCTGAATCTGACATTACAGGAGAACGATCGCTTTAGTGATTGGGCAAGTTTTGTTCAATGTTTACGGCTTTATGGGTTAATACACTACCTAGATGCCACAATTCTTCCTGCCCCTTTACATTTGGCTGCTGGACTCGATAATTATCGACCCATACATGCTCTTGGGAAACTATAA
- a CDS encoding restriction endonuclease-related protein, which yields MKLDIPALEQISAGLIQVAQRRGQLYPYPQNLQLGYDKVVLSFLLGEEPERAPSSLPDFYQQWCEKPFSEWNVEVDAEIDVENTLLFFGEPTEITIELAEAFGGSVFSQEQSRVASTLLQRCQSHSQGVQLYTKFRRFIIEHPVLTEQEFVEAKGLFGLGVGLADLLEECYELAPSCHQWQGNFYACPYCHALTSVAYEQVIANPDCNRCPSGRRLKRKVKLDPSILKLRRGIERFWFYPGRAEVRLYERFVELGLEVELYPSCDCYDLRVTFPDGEVWAIDLKDYSNPYLLVKRLGDEPIPSNPTWDLGYIVIPNERKRDRPAYLKELKSRWRWQNIKPMFDDAVFALAKKKLSPQTAESPQISDRERKVKHERN from the coding sequence GTGAAGCTAGATATACCCGCTCTTGAACAAATTTCTGCTGGGCTAATTCAAGTTGCTCAACGACGAGGACAGCTTTACCCGTATCCTCAGAACCTGCAATTGGGGTACGACAAAGTGGTTCTAAGTTTCCTTCTAGGTGAGGAACCAGAGCGGGCACCGTCTAGTCTCCCAGACTTTTATCAGCAATGGTGTGAAAAGCCTTTCAGCGAGTGGAACGTAGAAGTTGATGCTGAAATTGACGTGGAAAACACACTACTGTTTTTTGGAGAACCAACCGAGATCACAATTGAGCTAGCAGAAGCATTTGGCGGGAGTGTATTTTCTCAGGAGCAGTCTAGGGTTGCATCCACCTTGCTCCAGCGTTGTCAGTCTCACTCCCAGGGAGTGCAACTCTACACCAAATTCCGAAGATTCATCATTGAGCATCCTGTTCTCACTGAGCAAGAGTTTGTGGAGGCAAAAGGGTTATTTGGACTTGGAGTGGGACTAGCTGATTTATTAGAGGAGTGTTATGAGCTAGCGCCTAGTTGTCACCAATGGCAAGGAAATTTCTATGCTTGCCCATACTGTCATGCTTTGACATCTGTAGCTTATGAGCAGGTTATTGCGAATCCAGATTGTAACCGATGTCCATCTGGGCGCAGGTTAAAACGAAAAGTCAAGCTGGACCCATCTATTTTGAAGCTTAGGCGGGGAATTGAACGTTTCTGGTTCTACCCAGGACGGGCAGAAGTTCGGCTCTACGAGAGATTTGTAGAGTTGGGTCTTGAAGTTGAGCTTTACCCATCTTGTGATTGCTATGACCTACGGGTCACATTTCCAGATGGTGAGGTTTGGGCGATCGATCTAAAAGATTATTCAAATCCCTATTTATTAGTGAAGCGTTTGGGTGACGAACCAATTCCTTCCAACCCAACTTGGGATCTTGGCTATATTGTCATTCCTAATGAGCGGAAGCGTGACCGTCCCGCCTATCTCAAAGAGCTGAAGTCCCGATGGCGGTGGCAGAATATCAAGCCGATGTTTGACGACGCTGTTTTTGCTTTAGCAAAGAAGAAGCTTAGTCCCCAAACTGCAGAATCGCCTCAAATATCCGACCGGGAGAGGAAGGTGAAGCATGAGAGAAACTAG
- a CDS encoding type II toxin-antitoxin system ParD family antitoxin — MNVSLTPELEQFVQEKVSSGLYYSASEVIREGLRLLKEREQLQQLRLQELRQDIQAGLDSGEPTLLNMPEVKEKARQRRRQRQPQ, encoded by the coding sequence GTGAATGTGTCTTTAACACCGGAGCTAGAGCAGTTTGTCCAGGAGAAAGTCTCCAGCGGTCTCTATTACTCTGCCAGTGAAGTAATCCGCGAGGGGTTGCGCCTGCTGAAGGAGCGGGAGCAGCTTCAGCAACTCCGGTTGCAGGAGTTACGCCAGGACATTCAGGCGGGTTTGGATAGTGGGGAGCCAACCCTTTTAAACATGCCGGAGGTTAAAGAGAAAGCGCGGCAGCGCCGTCGTCAGAGGCAACCGCAGTAA
- a CDS encoding DUF349 domain-containing protein, translating into MPRVDFGKGWSRPYRFTGGKDNPDVISRWGCKDKSGIYLISDESDYEILYVGKAVSIDTRLQDHMEAKGYGNARIAADVASGKTFTLRWITSRDPELSESIAIVVLTPRYNGRCEWKRGVDKVDLFSCLQEAERIGLVESKEKVEENLIINLCNALEIRIAEIRQKKSALCSQAEALSNSTNWKDDEERLKKMQAEWKKLGFAGKFFDDVAWGRFKQAIDTFYERRRTYFARRKSELCSQAEALNKSDKWKEAEEGLKQLQFEWKQLGSAGKEFDEAIWIRFKNAIDTFYQRRKAYFAQKEREYEENKRKKEQLCREAESLTYSTDWKKAGDTFKALSDRWKSTGSAGRDHEEKLWQRFKSARDKFNERRSEYFNHQEREQLENLDRKLRICAEAENLSSIGARIAGDIRDSVQRIKQLQADWKTIGYVPRDRREEVQTRFRQACDKVFEWDRQERERKQAEWREKMKETIANKKEQANRIRDSIQHDERVIDEKRDKIYNLRPGGRASEIREHLEEQIRSIQNKIDSKWEKVNTLEAAIRDMEIKIYGF; encoded by the coding sequence ATGCCGAGAGTGGACTTTGGGAAAGGTTGGTCAAGACCCTATCGATTTACTGGTGGTAAGGACAACCCCGATGTCATTAGTCGTTGGGGTTGCAAAGACAAGTCAGGAATTTATCTGATTTCTGATGAAAGTGATTATGAAATCCTCTATGTAGGCAAAGCTGTCTCCATTGATACTCGCCTACAAGATCACATGGAGGCTAAGGGATACGGCAATGCTCGAATTGCTGCGGATGTTGCTAGTGGCAAAACCTTTACTTTGCGCTGGATAACGTCTAGAGATCCAGAACTTTCAGAGTCGATTGCCATTGTCGTTTTGACTCCCAGATACAACGGCAGATGTGAATGGAAGAGGGGGGTTGATAAGGTTGATCTATTTTCATGTTTACAGGAAGCTGAGCGGATTGGGCTAGTTGAATCTAAGGAAAAAGTAGAAGAAAACTTAATTATTAATCTCTGCAATGCCTTGGAGATTAGGATTGCTGAGATCCGTCAGAAGAAAAGTGCGCTTTGTAGTCAAGCTGAGGCTTTGAGCAACTCAACGAATTGGAAAGATGACGAAGAACGCCTGAAGAAGATGCAGGCTGAATGGAAAAAATTAGGGTTTGCGGGAAAATTTTTTGATGACGTAGCCTGGGGGCGCTTTAAACAAGCAATCGATACATTTTACGAACGCCGTAGAACTTATTTTGCCCGTAGAAAAAGTGAACTCTGTAGCCAAGCTGAGGCATTGAATAAATCAGATAAGTGGAAAGAAGCTGAGGAGGGTTTGAAGCAGTTACAGTTTGAGTGGAAGCAGCTAGGATCTGCGGGAAAAGAATTTGACGAGGCGATTTGGATCCGCTTTAAGAACGCCATTGATACGTTTTACCAACGCCGTAAAGCTTATTTTGCTCAGAAGGAGCGTGAGTATGAGGAAAATAAACGTAAGAAGGAGCAACTTTGCCGAGAAGCAGAATCCCTAACCTACTCTACTGACTGGAAAAAAGCTGGAGATACATTTAAGGCTTTAAGCGATCGCTGGAAATCAACAGGTTCCGCTGGTCGGGATCATGAGGAGAAACTTTGGCAGCGATTCAAGTCAGCCAGAGACAAGTTTAATGAACGGAGAAGCGAATATTTTAATCATCAAGAACGGGAGCAACTTGAAAATTTAGACCGTAAGCTCAGAATATGTGCAGAGGCTGAAAATCTCTCTTCTATCGGTGCAAGGATAGCAGGAGATATTCGAGACTCTGTTCAGCGCATAAAACAACTTCAAGCTGATTGGAAAACCATTGGTTATGTTCCTCGCGATCGACGGGAAGAGGTACAAACTCGCTTCCGTCAGGCTTGTGACAAAGTTTTTGAATGGGATCGTCAAGAGCGAGAGCGCAAACAAGCAGAGTGGCGCGAGAAGATGAAGGAAACCATCGCGAATAAAAAGGAACAGGCAAACCGTATTCGCGATTCCATTCAACATGATGAGCGGGTTATCGATGAGAAGCGGGACAAGATTTACAACTTACGTCCCGGTGGCAGAGCCTCTGAGATTAGAGAACATCTAGAGGAACAAATCCGAAGTATTCAGAACAAAATTGATTCTAAGTGGGAGAAGGTAAACACATTGGAGGCTGCAATTCGAGATATGGAAATTAAGATCTATGGGTTCTGA
- a CDS encoding tyrosine-type recombinase/integrase has protein sequence MKINRHDQAKILPAQEIAWLFDGKLGLVSNLKLFRLLVCFRGVKGIEAIASLSLLSYIEGLPTERDRALFGICLYTTARVNEACSLHTADVYGTDGRVRDRITFRRATTKGKQETRSVPVSPELRKLLEGYRSDRPYLFPGRWGRGHICPESADAILRAAFKRLGIEGASTHSFRRTAITWMHNERVPIKHIQSISGHKSLSALQRYIDVTEKDKEMAIATLSFRS, from the coding sequence GTGAAAATCAACCGCCACGATCAAGCCAAGATCTTGCCAGCGCAAGAGATCGCTTGGCTGTTTGACGGAAAACTGGGGTTGGTTTCAAATCTGAAGCTATTTCGGCTGCTGGTTTGTTTTAGGGGAGTGAAAGGGATAGAGGCGATCGCCTCCCTGTCGTTGCTCTCTTATATAGAGGGGTTGCCGACTGAGCGAGATCGGGCGTTGTTTGGGATTTGTCTGTACACGACTGCGCGGGTCAATGAGGCATGTTCGCTGCATACCGCTGATGTGTATGGGACGGATGGGCGGGTGCGCGATCGCATTACCTTTCGGCGGGCAACAACCAAAGGGAAACAGGAGACGCGATCCGTTCCGGTGTCGCCAGAGTTAAGGAAATTGCTGGAAGGGTATCGGAGCGATCGTCCCTACCTCTTTCCAGGACGCTGGGGGCGAGGGCATATTTGCCCAGAGTCTGCCGATGCCATTTTACGGGCAGCCTTTAAGCGGTTGGGGATTGAGGGAGCCAGCACCCACAGCTTTCGTCGCACGGCAATCACTTGGATGCACAACGAACGAGTACCGATTAAGCATATTCAGTCGATCTCTGGACACAAGAGCCTGTCGGCGTTGCAGCGGTATATCGATGTGACGGAGAAAGACAAGGAAATGGCGATCGCGACACTCAGTTTTCGATCCTAA
- a CDS encoding type II toxin-antitoxin system RelE/ParE family toxin — protein sequence MAIVVKRPLAELDLLDIWDYIADDSMDRADEFLDRIEEKLHLLARNPGLGRRRDELLPGLQSFPIGNYVVFYREIEGGIDVIRVLRGSRDIEVIFGQG from the coding sequence ATGGCGATCGTTGTTAAACGTCCTCTTGCAGAACTAGACCTGCTGGACATCTGGGATTATATTGCAGACGACAGTATGGATCGGGCAGATGAGTTTTTAGATCGGATTGAAGAAAAACTGCACCTGCTAGCGCGTAATCCAGGGTTGGGGAGGAGACGGGATGAATTATTGCCGGGATTACAAAGCTTTCCGATCGGCAACTATGTCGTGTTCTACCGAGAGATCGAGGGTGGGATCGATGTAATCCGTGTTTTACGTGGCTCACGGGATATTGAAGTGATTTTCGGGCAGGGTTAA